AATGCCTCTCAGGCTGAAACTCCAGTGGTTCAGTCCAGATCTTGGGATTGCGGCCAAGTCCAAGCCGGCTTAAAAGTATGTGGCTATCCTTGGGGATGGTGTATCCAGCAATAGTTGTGTCCGCCATGGCGACATGGGGTATGTTAAGAGCATGGTATGGGTGTAAGCGGAAGGCCTCCCGGATGCACGATTTGAGATAGTTTAGCTGAGGAATGTCAGACTCCTGCACTAGTCTATCTTTACCAACGACAACATCAAGTTCCTcggttgctttttgcatgatctctGGCAAGTTCATCATCTCAGCGAGTGCCCACTCAACCGCATTAGATGGGTTATCGACTGCTGCAAACATCATTTCCTACATCCATAAATGTGAGAATAAATAAAGTAATAAGTACAACGCAACAGAAAAGGTCAATACATGTATAATATGGCTCAAAGAACAATGAATGAACTTTCTATTGAGCTTAAGGTGACATACTAACCGCTGTTTGTGCTCTATTTTCTTGTAGGGACAGCAATGGCTGTCCCTCTGCATCTTTAAGATGAACCAGGACATCCAAAAAGTCTCTTGCCTCTTTCTTTTCACCACATTTCTCAAGAGTGGATGACCTTTCGCGGATCCGCTCCTCTATAATGGGATCATGCAACCGGTTGAGTGTTTGCATGGCATCCTTGGAAACCTTTTCATGGCCATCCAGGTCGAGGCCTACGAGGGCTGGGAAGTAGTCGGACATGCAGAAGCTGTAGAGATGGTTAAGAGCCATGAAGAGAGCGGCAACATGTGCCACCTCATCATGTCCAGGCCCACTAGTGGATGAAGCTGGTAGGTCACTGAAGTATCTTTTACCAAACACAAGCCTTCTTATCATGTTGCCAACGAAGTGTTGGGTTACatgacggacgttgacaatgttgcCTGGACATGCCATGTCGCTGCAGTGAGTTTTATTAATGTACCTCACAAGGTGGTCATACTCCTCTTTCCGAAGGTGGTGGAGCTTTCGCTCCATGGACGAGGCGAGGATCTCAACAGTGAGGACGCGCCTCATCTTCTTCCACTGGTCTCCGTGCGGTGAGAAGATGGAGCCCTTGTACCCGAAGCTGAATATGCCTGAGGCGAAGGTGGTGGGACGGGAGGCAAAAACTTCATCATTTTTTCTTAGTACCTCAGAGGCTATCTGTGGACATGCTACAACAATGACATGAGTAGCTCCGAGACGGAGGCACATGATGTCTGTGTTCATCTCCTTGAGCAGGGCGTGGATCCATCGGAACACCGCCGGCTTGCTCAGAATCACCTGATGCATGTTACCGATGATGGGCAGCGCCGCAGGCCCCAGGGGCAGCCTGCCTCGTCGCCCCTGTTGCTGCTGGGACAATAGCACTCTTTTATTTTTCAAGAGAAAATACACCAGCATGGTGGCCATGATAACCAGAGTACCAAGAGCCATATTGCATGAGCTGGTCAGGGTGTTGTATGAAGTAGGATAGAAGGCAATTTGTGGGACTGATCCGTAATGGACAGATGTTTTAACAGTTGTGTTTGAAGACACTCTTGCTTTTGGTGCATCTTAGCTGGTTAGTTCTGCGGGTATTTATAGGACAGCCGGGGAGCCAGCATCCTTACGTACATAATAATTATTTAATCAGTTAGTGACTCCTTTCATTGCCCCAGGTGGCCACATATACTATTCATGTCGCCTCATGCAAGTTCAATGCATTCTGGAGGGTCCACATTCTTTTGGTTGGACAAATTGATAGAGAGCAAATTAAGTGAATGCTGGCCACTCACTTGGAGACGTTCTTCACTTGATCATCTCCATGAGCTCCTCCAATTGACATATTCAGGGAAGGCCTTTGCTGAGCTAGGTCACATGGAGTCTTTCGTTCATTCAGACTTTGCCTGTGAGAAGGAACCTTAAATTTTTTATGGAAATCCTTCTCATTTAAGAGTGTTATAGGCATATAAAGATTTACGATTCTCCGACCATGATAGATCCTTCATTGACCTCACTTTGACCAGCAACGTGCAGCAACTGACGGCCTCTGatgaggaagagtagggcatgggagacgacGACGCCTCGAGTCCCATGAGCCGGTGTGAGTCCCATGTCCTACTCTACATTGCCGACCACTGCATCAATAGTCCGAGTGGCACTTCCAGCCGCCGAACTAGGGCACGGCGGAGCCGGACAAGCTCCGCTTATGTTTAGGTTTCATGTGCATGTAATTGTATGGATTTGAGGATTACTAGCTAACTGAGGCATCTGGTTGTTGAAACGTCAATTTCATGTCTGACCGATCCCTGTCTATGGAGTTTGAGAGATCAAATTTGTTGTATAtagttgtagatgctctaaatgTTATTTCCTTCGAGCCAAAATAAATGACAGAACTCTGAACTAAGACTATGAAGTAGAGAAATTAAGAACACGGGCTAGCAGAACCCGACAGAAGAAAAATCCTGGAAGTATCATCACTAAAATGTGTTATTCATGGGAGCCAACCGAGGCGACGGTCCTGGCTGCCGTCTCTTGGCCATGCCAAAATTTGGTACGGTGACGCCAGTTCGGTTGTGCGTTGGAATTTGGTACGGTGAAGGCTGGCCGGGTTTCTGTGGGTGTCCGTCGACCCGTACGTTCAATGTCCGCATTTTTGTGGGTGTCCGTCGACCCGTACGTTCACtgtccgggtctattctcatccatACACGGCCTACTAGCTGCAGGTAGCACATGATGCACGAGTGTCCGGATCAATTCTCTTCCACACACGCACTAGCTGCAGGAAACGGCTCATGTTAGTCTCAGTGCTGTGCTTCTATGAGCATGCGGGAGATGTTGACGACTTACCCACGCTCAAACCATTGGTTAACTGGTTATTACACATTCATATTGCTCGCTAATTCACATCCATGTATAGCTCGTGTGATACATGATTGAAGGGCAAAGAATCGGAATCCAATTACCCTTTCTCCTATAGTACTGTCCATCATTCTGACCCCCACCTTCTAGAG
The DNA window shown above is from Triticum dicoccoides isolate Atlit2015 ecotype Zavitan unplaced genomic scaffold, WEW_v2.0 scaffold182516, whole genome shotgun sequence and carries:
- the LOC119344727 gene encoding tyrosine N-monooxygenase-like produces the protein MALGTLVIMATMLVYFLLKNKRVLLSQQQQGRRGRLPLGPAALPIIGNMHQVILSKPAVFRWIHALLKEMNTDIMCLRLGATHVIVVACPQIASEVLRKNDEVFASRPTTFASGIFSFGYKGSIFSPHGDQWKKMRRVLTVEILASSMERKLHHLRKEEYDHLVRYINKTHCSDMACPGNIVNVRHVTQHFVGNMIRRLVFGKRYFSDLPASSTSGPGHDEVAHVAALFMALNHLYSFCMSDYFPALVGLDLDGHEKVSKDAMQTLNRLHDPIIEERIRERSSTLEKCGEKKEARDFLDVLVHLKDAEGQPLLSLQENRAQTAEMMFAAVDNPSNAVEWALAEMMNLPEIMQKATEELDVVVGKDRLVQESDIPQLNYLKSCIREAFRLHPYHALNIPHVAMADTTIAGYTIPKDSHILLSRLGLGRNPKIWTEPLEFQPERHLNTANVLLTDPGLRFISFSSGRRGCPGISLGTSMTMMLFARMLQGFTWTKPPGVKSTSLQERNAGLTLAEPLVLQATPRLAAHLYTIQLNRFSVRVLIYVSIKCIWN